The Lycium ferocissimum isolate CSIRO_LF1 chromosome 1, AGI_CSIRO_Lferr_CH_V1, whole genome shotgun sequence genome includes a region encoding these proteins:
- the LOC132067434 gene encoding LRR receptor-like serine/threonine-protein kinase RGI5 translates to MALTGRIPPEFGNLTFLVSLDLQSNNFYGNLPKEMAHLRRLRFVRLSFNNFSGEIPEELGQLQNLKLLAIESNQLTGSIPFSIFNISGIEVIALTDNTLSGNLPAGMCGCLPMLKELQLSENKLHDHMPLSLSNCSKLQILSLLVNEFDGPIHREIGHLSNLQFLYLGKNHFEGTIPQEIGILGNLVELGLEINQLTGCIPISIFNISSLRMLLLELNNLIGSLPREVGNLTKLKRLILSENMLTGEILKEVSNLIELVEIYLGFNKFTGSFPREIFNISGMRLIEL, encoded by the exons ATGGCTCTTACAGGAAGAATTCCCCCCGAGTTCGGAAACCTCACATTTCTTGTATCCCTTGACTTGCAAAGCAACAATTTCTATGGAAATTTGCCTAAAGAAATGGCACATTTGCGTCGACTAAGGTTTGTTAGACTTAGTTTTAACAACTTCAGCGGAGAG ATCCCAGAAGAGCTTGGCCAACTTCAAAACCTAAAACTTTTGGCAATAGAATCTAATCAACTTACAGGTTCTATACCATTCTCGATCTTCAACATCTCTGGAATTGAAGTCATTGCATTAACAGATAATACCTTATCAGGAAATCTTCCTGCTGGTATGTGTGGCTGTCTTCCAATGCTCAAAGAGCTTCAATTAAGTGAAAACAAGCTACATGATCATATGCCTCTAAGCTTGTCAAACTGCTCAAAGCTTCAAATATTGTCTTTATTGGTAAACGAGTTTGATGGACCCATACATAGAGAAATTGGACATCTAAGTAACCTGCAGTTTTTGTATCTCGGAAAAAACCATTTCGAAG GGACAATTCCACAAGAAATTGGGATTCTTGGTAATTTGGTGGAATTAGGGCTAGAGATAAACCAGCTTACAGGTTGTATCCCAATCTCCATATTCAATATCTCCTCGTTGCGGATGTTGTTACTAGAATTGAACAATCTCATTGGATCCTTGCCAAGGGAGGTTGGCAACTTGACCAAATTGAAGAGGCTAATTCTTAGTGAAAATATGCTTACAG GTGAAATACTGAAAGAGGTAAGCAATCTCATTGAGTTGGTTGAAATTTATCTGGGTTTCAACAAGTTTACTGGTTCATTTCCAAGGGAGATCTTCAACATATCAGGGATGAGATTGATTGAACTTTGA